A window from Actinomycetota bacterium encodes these proteins:
- a CDS encoding class I tRNA ligase family protein — MDYKETLNLPRTAFPMKANLAQREPEILKFWEGVDIYKLILEQTKDGPVFILHDGPPYANGDIHLGHTLNKVLKDIVVKYKSMRGYFCPFVPGWDCHGQPIEHEVEKRLGVERSKISRMQLRERCKNYALKYVNRQREQFKRLGVRGDFKNPYLTLDYSYEATNIEIFGRLYGRGLIYKGKKPIYWCYRCETALAEAEIEYAEEKSPSIYVKFPIKGDFAPLGRHKKSKFVLIWTT; from the coding sequence GTGGATTACAAGGAAACATTGAATCTTCCCAGGACGGCATTTCCCATGAAGGCTAATCTGGCTCAGAGGGAGCCTGAGATACTCAAGTTTTGGGAAGGGGTGGATATATACAAACTCATCTTGGAGCAAACGAAGGATGGACCCGTCTTTATTCTGCACGATGGTCCACCTTACGCCAATGGGGATATCCATTTAGGACACACTTTAAACAAGGTCCTCAAGGATATCGTGGTCAAATATAAGTCCATGAGGGGATACTTTTGCCCCTTCGTGCCCGGTTGGGATTGCCATGGGCAGCCCATCGAGCACGAGGTGGAGAAAAGACTGGGTGTGGAGAGAAGCAAGATAAGCCGGATGCAGTTGAGGGAGCGATGTAAAAACTATGCTTTAAAATACGTCAACCGGCAGCGAGAACAATTCAAACGTCTTGGAGTGCGTGGAGACTTTAAAAATCCCTACCTCACCTTGGATTATAGCTACGAAGCCACCAACATCGAGATATTTGGGAGGCTTTATGGTCGAGGTTTGATTTATAAGGGAAAGAAGCCCATTTATTGGTGTTATAGGTGTGAAACCGCTCTAGCTGAGGCTGAGATCGAGTATGCGGAGGAAAAATCTCCATCGATTTATGTGAAGTTTCCCATCAAGGGCGATTTTGCTCCATTAGGTCGTCATAAAAAGTCCAAATTTGTGCTCATTTGGACCACCA